In Buchananella sp. 14KM1171, the genomic stretch CCGATCCAGGCGCTCGTGGTGAGAGCAAAGGTCACGTATCCCAGCAGGGAGGCTGCCGCTGCCACAGCGGCGTAGGGCAGCTGAGTGTTGACGTGGGTAGTGAGATTGCAGCTGGCTCCCGTGGAACTGAGGATCGTGGTGTCGGAGATCGGGGAGCAGTGGTCACCAAACACGGCTCCTGCCAGGACCGCCCCGAAGGCAGCGACCAGGACCTCCTCACCGCCGGGCACGGCAGTGAGCATCTGCCCGGCCAGGGGCAGCAGGATCCCAAAGGAGCCCCAAGAGGTGCCGGTGGCAAATGCCATCCCCGCAGCGAACAGGAAGAGTACTGGCACTAGCCAGACTGCGGGCACCGAGGCCGCCGATACCAGGGAGCCCAGGTACTCGCCGGTACCGAGGGCGGAGATGAGGGAACCCAGTGTCCAGGCCAGCAGCAGGATGTAAATGGCCGGGAGCATGGAACCGGCGCCGCTGGCCACTCCCTTGCCGAGCACTTTGAAGCCGAAGTCGGGGCTGCGCAGCGTATAGCGCAGGTAGTAGTAGAAAGCGGCCACTAGGCCAACGCCACCGCCGATGATGAGGGACATGGAGACGTCGGTGTTGGCCAGGATGTCCAGCACGGCCCAGGAGCCGCCGGAGCGCTGCCCCGTCCACACCATCGCGCCGAGCACCCCGAATACGAGCGCGAAGAATGGCACGATCAGGGCGCGGCGAGCGCCGGGCTCGTAGCGGGGCAGGTCGTCCGTGAGCTGGCCTGGCACGGCCAGGGCCGGGTCGAAGGTGGCCTTTTCCACGATGGCGCGGCGTTCTTCAGCGCGCATGGGGCCAAAGTCGATGTCCCAAGCGATGACGAACCAGATGAGGATGATCGCGCCGATGGCGTAGTAGTTCATCCCGGCCGCCCGGATGAACGCCCCGGCCCCGGAGAGGGCGAGTCCGGAGGCGGCGACGATGGGGGCCATGGTGCCGATGATGGAGGCGCCCCAGGAGGAGAAGGGGGCGAGCACGGCCACGGGCGCGGAGGTGGAGTCGATCAGGTAGGCGAGCTTGGCCCGGGAGACGTGGCGACGGTCGGTGATGGGGCGCCCCACCTGCCCCACGGCGAGGGCGTTGAAGTAGTCGTCGATGAAGATGACCACGCCGAGCGCGGCGGCCAGGAATTGGGCGCCGCTGCGGGTCTTGATCCGCTTCATGGCCCACTCGGCGAAGGCGCTGGTGCCGCCGGCCATCATGACCAGTGAGGTGATGACGCCCAGGATGAGCAGGAAGGCGAGGATGAAGATGTAGTAGAGGTTCGCCTCGCCCGCCTCGAAGTCCCAGAAGATTCCGGCGAAGGAATCCCACAGTAGCTTGCCCGCCTTGAGGGGGTTGCCGCCGGCGTGCAGCAGCGCCGCAGTGACCACGCCGAGTCCCAGGGAGGGCAGCACCTTTTTGGTCCAGATGACCAGGATGATCGCCAGCAGTGGCGGCAGGATCGACAGGGCTGGGTAGGACTCGACGATGGTCATCTTCGCCTCTCCTTTGGGCATGTCTTTGGGAGGGATTAGGCAAAGAGTAGGTCGGCGTCCAGGATTTGATAAGGTCCGCTCACTATTTGTACAGGGCCGTCCGGGGTGCGCCGTCGCCCGGGCCACCACCTGCCACAATGGGCGCCGACACTCGGGAGGGCGAATGGATCTGGCGGCGGTGGAGCGCATGGCGCGCACGCTCATGGACCAGCACGGGCTGACCAACTGGACCTTCAAGTTCGACCGCGCCCGCAAGCGCGCCGGCGCCTGCTCCTCCACGCGCCGCACTATTTCCCTCTCCCGCGCCCTGATGGAGCTATTTGGGCACGACGCCGTCCGCGAGACCATATTGCACGAGATCGCCCACGCCCTGGTTGGGGACCGGCACGGGCACGACTCGGTGTGGCGCGCCAAGGCCCAACAGATCGGGGCAAGCGGTGCCACCAGGCTGCCCGCTCACCTTCCCTCGGTGCCGGGCCAGTGGGTGGGCAGGTGCCCCAACGGGCACGAGGTGCACCGCCATCGGCGCCCCTCCCCCCGCCCGGTCTCTTGCGCGCGCTGCAACCCACGCCCGGACAAGCGCTTCCAGATCGTCTGGGAGGAGCGGCCCGCCCGCTGAGAAGCGGACCCTAGAGCCGGCGCAGGTGCCCCAGCAGGGCAGGAACGGCGGCCTCGATGGTGGCTAGGGTTTCCACAAAGTCGCTGTGGGAGCCGTACCAAGGGTCGGGCACGTCCAGCTCACCGCGCTCGCGCGCCTTTTCTAGGGCATCGACCCCCTGCGGCGCGCCGGGCTCGAATTCGCGGAACATGCGCAGCTCGCGCACGCGCTCGCCCCGAGCGCGTGCGGCAGCGGCTTCTTGTGCGCCCAGCAATTCGATACCGGCTGCGGCAGCACGGGAGCGCAGCACCCGGTAGTGTTGCGCGGTCATGGCAAGCACCAGGTCTTGGGCGGCCAGCTCCGCGTCGGCAACCCGGTGGGCTGTGGCCCTGGGCCCGGAGGGCAGGCCGTTTTCCGCGAGGACCCGCACGGCGCGGCGGTCCATGGGCCGCCCGTGCTCCTCATCGGAGACCCCGGCGCTGGTGACCTGGGCTTCCACCCCGGCCTGCTGGGCGCGCAGACCCACCACCACCTCCGCCATGGCGGAGCGGCAGATGTTGCCGGTGCACACCATCAAGACTCGCGGGGACTGGTTCATGGCTGCCTCCCAGGGTTGGACCGATCTGGCACGAAAACGGGCAGTGCCCGGCGCTTTAAGCGCCGGGCACCACCGTATCCGAAAACCCCGCCAGCTCTACTTCGCGTAGTAGGCGGCCCAGTTAAGCGTGTCTTGACTGACGGCGTTGACCCCACCGACGGCGGTGACGCTCTTGGGCTTGTGCCGGGTCAGGAAGGCGCGGGTGGGCACGGCCAGCGCCTGCGGGTAGGTCAGCAGGATCGGCCCGCGCGAGTAGGAGCCGGCCACCACCGCGTCCACCAGGGAGCCGCTGTTGACCAGGTAGGCGCTGTCCTTGGGCAGGTTCAGCTGGGTGAGCGCGTGCTCGGCGATCGCGGTGGCGGTGGTGAACCGGGAGTCGCCCGCCAGGCGGGCGGTGGTCCGCCCACCGGCGACGTCGGCCAGCAGGGAGGTGGGCACGGCGCTCTCGCCGCCCAGGGCCACCACCTTGGAGGGGGCCAGGCGCGCCACCTCCTCCTTCACGCGCTCCAGGTCCGCCCCGGCGCCGGTGACCAGCAGGATGGGCCCGTCGGTCAGCACGGCACCGGCCACGGCGTCCGGGGAGCCCTCGCCACTGGGGCCGACGCCGTCGGCCAGGTAGACGGTCTGGGCGCGGCCCGGGTAGCGCAGCTTGGACAGGGCGATCGAGGTACCCACGCGGCTGTCACCGGCGGCGCGCCCCACGGGCTTGCGGGTGGCGCCGTGCATGGCGCCCTCGAAGAACACGCTCATGGAGCTCTCGCCGCCCACCAGCACCACCTTTTGCACGCCCAGGCGCTTGATCTCGTTGACCAGGGCCACGCTGGGGGCGGTGGCCTTGGCGGGGACCAGCAGCAGCGGCCCGTCGGTCATGGAGCCGGCCACCAGGGCGTCGGCCACCAGGTCGCCGCGCGCCACGTAGGCCACCTTGGCGACCCCGGACTGGGGGTAGGCGTCCTGGGAGACCGCGATGGCAGTGGAGAAGCGGTCGCTGCCCCCGGCCCGGCGGGAGGGGACGTCGAACCCGGGCGGGGCGGCGTTCGCGCCGACCTCCTGGCGCGGGTCACCGAACCACTCGTCGTAGATGTAGACGAAGTTGCGGTTGCCGTAGGTGGAGCAGCGGTCGCCCGTCTGCCAGGCGCCCACGCGCAGCGCTGCGGCGTTGGGCACGTAGGGGGTGTAGTTGTACAGGCCGGCGGTCGCGGCGCTGCGCGGGGTGACCGTGGTGGAGCCGCAGGACTTATCGAGTGCCTGGTAGTCGATGCTGCTGGTCTTGCCCTTGGCGTAGTTGAAGCCGCCCGGGTTGAGCCGGTAGCGCTGGAACTGCTGGGCGGCCAGGTAGAGCTGGTTGGCCAGGCCCTTGGCCCACTCGAAGCAGGGCTGGCCGTCGGGGCAGCCGAATCCCATGGCGGACTCGTAACGCCAGCCCTCCGGGGGCTTGCTGGCGGTGATCATGCCCTGTTCCTTCTCCAGCGTGGTCATCAGGGCGCGCGCGGAGACGTTACAGGCCAGCGAGGTGTAGTAGATGATGGAGGCGATGTCCTGGTCCTTGACGCCCTTGTAGGCCACGGGGCAGGCGCGGGAGGCCTTCTCATCCACCGTGGTGATCCGGTAGTCCTTCAGGCAGGTGCCCCACGGGGAGGACTTGCAGTTCTTGCCCTTTTCGTTGAGGAACGCCCGGATCTCCGCGATGCTCATGTCTCCGCCCCGGAAGAAGAGCGAGTCGGTGATGAGCAGGTTCTTGTCGAAGCTGAACTTGGGCTTGTAGCCGAAGGTGGAGAAGGGCTGCATCGGCCCTGGTCGCACCGCCCGCAGACCGTCGTTGCCCTCCTGGCCGCTGGCCGGGTAGGGGTTGTTGGCGGCACTGGGCAGCGGCCTGGCGGAGGCCGCCGGCGTGGCGCTGGGATCGGCCGTGGTGTCCGACGCTCCGCCCGCCTCCTGCGTGCCCACGCCGCCCGGCGTGGCGGCCTGGTTCTCCTGGCCGTCGGCGGCCGGGGTGGCCGCCTGGTTCTCCTGGCTGTCGGCGCCCGGCCCCGGCTGACCGGCCTGGTCACCCGGGGCACCCGAATCGCCAGCACCGCCGGTAGCGCCCGGCTCGGGCTGGCCGGCCTGCGTCCCGGCGTCCTTAGTGCCCTGCCCGGCGGCAGCGTCGGCCACCACGGACTGCGAGGGGGCGGGCGCGGGGGCGGAGGCGTCGGCAACCGCCACGGGGGCGGCGAGGGGAATGAGTAGGGAAAGGGCCGCGCCGGAGAGCACGGCGAGTTTTGCAGCGCCAAGGACACTGCGGCGCGTTGAAGTCATGTAGTTAGAACTCCCAGTCTTCGTCCTGAGTGGCCTCCGCCTTGCCGATCACGTAGGAGGAGCCGGAGCCGCTGAAGAAGTCGTGGTTCTCGTCGGCGTTCGGGGAAAGCGCGGCCAGGATGGCGGGGTTGACGTCCACACTGTCCTTCGGGAACAGGGCCTCGTAGCCCAGGTTCATCAGCGCCTTGTTGGCGTTGTAGCGCAGGAACTTCTTCACGTCCTCGGTCAGGCCCAGCGGGTCGTAGAGGTCCTCCGTGTACTGCTCCTCGTTCTCGTAGAGCTCCATGAGCAGCTCGA encodes the following:
- a CDS encoding Na+/H+ antiporter NhaC family protein, producing the protein MTIVESYPALSILPPLLAIILVIWTKKVLPSLGLGVVTAALLHAGGNPLKAGKLLWDSFAGIFWDFEAGEANLYYIFILAFLLILGVITSLVMMAGGTSAFAEWAMKRIKTRSGAQFLAAALGVVIFIDDYFNALAVGQVGRPITDRRHVSRAKLAYLIDSTSAPVAVLAPFSSWGASIIGTMAPIVAASGLALSGAGAFIRAAGMNYYAIGAIILIWFVIAWDIDFGPMRAEERRAIVEKATFDPALAVPGQLTDDLPRYEPGARRALIVPFFALVFGVLGAMVWTGQRSGGSWAVLDILANTDVSMSLIIGGGVGLVAAFYYYLRYTLRSPDFGFKVLGKGVASGAGSMLPAIYILLLAWTLGSLISALGTGEYLGSLVSAASVPAVWLVPVLFLFAAGMAFATGTSWGSFGILLPLAGQMLTAVPGGEEVLVAAFGAVLAGAVFGDHCSPISDTTILSSTGASCNLTTHVNTQLPYAAVAAAASLLGYVTFALTTSAWIGFAVMLGAVVAFAFFARVKWPSISQEELEKRVDA
- a CDS encoding SprT-like domain-containing protein gives rise to the protein MDLAAVERMARTLMDQHGLTNWTFKFDRARKRAGACSSTRRTISLSRALMELFGHDAVRETILHEIAHALVGDRHGHDSVWRAKAQQIGASGATRLPAHLPSVPGQWVGRCPNGHEVHRHRRPSPRPVSCARCNPRPDKRFQIVWEERPAR
- a CDS encoding low molecular weight protein-tyrosine-phosphatase, translated to MNQSPRVLMVCTGNICRSAMAEVVVGLRAQQAGVEAQVTSAGVSDEEHGRPMDRRAVRVLAENGLPSGPRATAHRVADAELAAQDLVLAMTAQHYRVLRSRAAAAGIELLGAQEAAAARARGERVRELRMFREFEPGAPQGVDALEKARERGELDVPDPWYGSHSDFVETLATIEAAVPALLGHLRRL
- a CDS encoding cell wall-binding repeat-containing protein; the encoded protein is MTSTRRSVLGAAKLAVLSGAALSLLIPLAAPVAVADASAPAPAPSQSVVADAAAGQGTKDAGTQAGQPEPGATGGAGDSGAPGDQAGQPGPGADSQENQAATPAADGQENQAATPGGVGTQEAGGASDTTADPSATPAASARPLPSAANNPYPASGQEGNDGLRAVRPGPMQPFSTFGYKPKFSFDKNLLITDSLFFRGGDMSIAEIRAFLNEKGKNCKSSPWGTCLKDYRITTVDEKASRACPVAYKGVKDQDIASIIYYTSLACNVSARALMTTLEKEQGMITASKPPEGWRYESAMGFGCPDGQPCFEWAKGLANQLYLAAQQFQRYRLNPGGFNYAKGKTSSIDYQALDKSCGSTTVTPRSAATAGLYNYTPYVPNAAALRVGAWQTGDRCSTYGNRNFVYIYDEWFGDPRQEVGANAAPPGFDVPSRRAGGSDRFSTAIAVSQDAYPQSGVAKVAYVARGDLVADALVAGSMTDGPLLLVPAKATAPSVALVNEIKRLGVQKVVLVGGESSMSVFFEGAMHGATRKPVGRAAGDSRVGTSIALSKLRYPGRAQTVYLADGVGPSGEGSPDAVAGAVLTDGPILLVTGAGADLERVKEEVARLAPSKVVALGGESAVPTSLLADVAGGRTTARLAGDSRFTTATAIAEHALTQLNLPKDSAYLVNSGSLVDAVVAGSYSRGPILLTYPQALAVPTRAFLTRHKPKSVTAVGGVNAVSQDTLNWAAYYAK